The Hordeum vulgare subsp. vulgare chromosome 4H, MorexV3_pseudomolecules_assembly, whole genome shotgun sequence genomic interval GTGCATGCGGAGTTACCTTCTAGATTTCATGCAAATGAACAAGCTTAAGACTTGCTTCTCATGCCGTATAGACCCATGTACATCCTTCTCTCGCTTTACGATGTCACTTTAGTACCTTATATATTCCATCATATATGTTTTCATGTATCAAAATTTGTAACATTCTCATGACCGTTGtatgtttattctattttgctcAACAACCATTGGGTTCTACTAGTCCTAAGACCGCAAAGGTGCCATTGTTACTTTTTGGATTCAACAAAGAGCCCAGAAAAACACTAGGCGCTCCTAAAGGACCATCTCGATGATCGTCTTTTCCATTGTTGTACTACAAGAGGCCACACGGCTTGGAAGTACTACAAAGGAAGTGGAAGAAAAACTATTGCCTTCAGATGAAACACTCTATCTTGCATGCAACAACTACCGAATAGTCTCACTTGTGGCTTCTacacatgctttcacatggaagaatTCATATGGTCCACAAAAACGTTAAATTTGCATCGTTAAATCCTCAAATGGGGTCAACAAGTACAAAACAATTCGGTTGAAGCTAGCTTAGTGCTCGAAGAACTACAAGTCAAGTTGTTGACTATCATAAACAAGGAGGTCCACTCGTCGTCTGACCTATTCTATAATAACACCAAAGAAGACGAGTCCAACCAACAAAAGAGCCTAACCTAGCTTATTGCAGCGGGCACAACTAAAACCGTGACTAAACATATTTGGCGTCATgcactcaatgttgatgaagcatTGTATGTTGTTCAACTTGATCGACATACTATATTAGATGACCATGTATTTTACGTAACTCATTTAAAATTAATGTAATTCTCGTTATTAATTTTTGAGTTATTATCGTTAGTTTTATTCGTGATTTGCTTGCATTTACTAGAACTGTCCCCTATTTTCATCATCTAACGCTGCTCTGGCAGCATAATATATGTTGCAACAGCAACCTTTTTTTATTCTAGATGGTATAGTAATTAGTGGGGGCGCTAAATGGAGGCTGTCGCACATACTACACAGAGCTATGGCGAGCGTTTCGCGAGGCCCACCATTCGAAGGCTGCTTGCCACTTCCACGAGATTAACAACACTGTTGGGCCAATGAAACCGCCCGCAACTACAAAGGTCATACCAATGGCGGGCGGGTACGTGTCACTGCTTGCACTATAGCAGTGGTGGGAGGTCAGTCGCGGGCGGCTCAAAAAGGCTTGCCCGCCACTGCTGGGCTTTTGTTAGCCGCCACTGCTAGGCATTCCCGCGGTAGTGGACATGAACTCGGGAGGCTTAGGCCGTGGAGTATGGCCATTCTTTTTTAAGGATGGCAAGTGTGTTGGTCGCTGGCTATGTTGCCGGCGTGAAAACTCAGGGTGGGAGGGGGTTGATCCTTATGTAGGATTGCATGTGTGCCAGCCGCCAGCGCTTTGGCTGGCATGAACTATAGTCGCGGTGTCAAAATTTCAGGTTTCTAGCCTTAAAAAAAATAGTCGGCCGGGCAAAATGCATCCATTTGTTGGGAGCATGGCGAACATAAACATAGAATGGGCCAAATGTCACCTCTTTGTCTATTCCAAATGGATAAAAAAGGGATAAAGTATACGTTCGTTTAAGATCATGCGTAGGATCTAGCCTAAGCATTGCTACACATTGCAATATCTACCATAGATAGCCGTTTGGTAGTGTATCAGAGCTCAGAGTAGATAGGATAGTTAAACGAGACTCGTGCATTTAGGGTGCATTTGGTTACCTGCATTAGCCTCAACCAGGCCCGTGGGGGAAGAAGATGGTCCGTTTGGTTGCATGGCCCGCATACAATTCTTGGCCTGCGTGAACCTTAAAGCAGTGCTCAGCGAGGACCGCTAGGAACAACCGAATCGGCAGTTTCTAGCACCAAACTAGGGCAATTCGGTGGAGGGGAGCACTGTGCTCCACAGCTGCAGGCAGGGAGATGGCGGGAGCGAGGGTGCGTCTCCAAAAAGGCGGTGGGATGAATTCGCACCACCGCCCGTCGATTCGTGATCGCCCTATATAGCGAGGGTGACCGACGCGCCAAAACTCCTGCCACCATTTCCacccctcttgagctttcactcaGGCCCAAATCCACCTCGACGATGAGGTAAGCGGCGCAACTACTCCGGTGACCGGTTGGCTACAACGACAGATCCACTCCTCCTCTTGTCCTTTGTGTCGCACCTCCACTACGGCTCCTCTGATGGCGTGTGTAAGTTTTACAACCCCTCCCCTCTACTAGTTCTAGCTAGATCTGGCGAATGGGTGGGGTTAGGTCGTCCGATCTGTTTGACTGTGATGTTGCAGTAGCTAGTTGGGATGGATTTGAAGCATGCTAGGGGATGTTCATGGATGGATTGGTAGTATGCTTGGATGTTTATGGATGTATTGGTAGTATGCTTGGATGTTTATGGATGAATTAGTAGTGTGCTTGCATGTATGGTATGGTAATGTGCAAGTGTTGAACAAGATGATCCAAAGTGTCCATGATTAGTGTTGTCCTGAACTAGATCATCCATGTGTTCATATTTTATAGCTAGTTCATATTGTTGATGTGTAGTGTGATGTCCATGTTTACAGCTAGTTCATACTGTCCATCTATAGTGTCATGTCCATGTTTACAGCTAGTTCATATTGTCGATGTGTGTTGTGTTGTAGGACATGAGCACGTAGAAGTATAGTGTGACCATCGTGTCGTCCAAGAGCCCGTTCCCAGCGTTCTACGTCGAGGACTCCTAGGCTAACATCAAACAGATCCCTCTTGATTCAGAAGTTTTCGAGGTGCCGCCTACGGTTCCTCCATTTGTGCTGGATCAGCCCAATGTTGTGTCTCATGTGGCTGCTCGAAAGGCAGACGCAAAGGAGAACAAGGATGGCAGGGTGTGCAGCATGAAATGGAAGTCGTTCGTCTCCACTTTTGTGGATAACAAGATGTGTGAGATCATATCTAGTGGAGTAAGGACTGACAAGGGGTTCAAAGAGGTGCATATGAACTCTGTGGCAAagcaaaacttcgagttttgtggACACGAGGTCACCTCAATCCAGGTCTACAACTACCTGAGCAAGTGGGGAACGGGGTGGAccatctcctcaaagttgagagaCCTGAGTGGTGCTTCATGGGATGAGGAGACCTGCACGATCATGTTGGAGGCAAAGCACTACCAAGGCCGCATAGCGGTTAGCTCACAAACCATGCCATTCTAACTAATCATCTCCTATGAACCATTTACATACTAACTAACCACCACTCTACCATGTTTCTTTCTTAGGATCACCCCAAGGACGGAGAGATCCTCAACACACCTATTCAGAATTACCACCAGGTGCAACAGgtcttctcctttgtgcttgCCACCGACAAGCATGCCATGGGCTCTGGTCAGCTGTTGGGCTCGTCGATGCCGCTGATGCCCCCGATGCCCGAGTATCCAGACACCCAGGAGTCATACACCATCAACATTGCTGCTCCTGAGAAGGAAGGTCAGCACGTTCCTATGCTTTATAGGAAGAGGAAGCAGGCATGCTTCATGGAGGAGGAGCTAACCGTCTTCAGAAGCATGACTCACGCTGTGAAGGAAGTGGTCATCACCATCATGGAGAGCAAGATGGTCAACATCCACCTTGAGATCTACGGCACCGTGATGGACCAGATCGGCTTTAGCCCAGAGGCTCTCATGGTGGCTCTCAACCACCTGCTTGACAACAAAGCCGAGTGTGTTGGGTTTGTTGCCATGGGAGAGGCTCACGGGGTGTTGACTGAGGACATGAGTGGGTAAGCACTACTACTAGTGTCGTTTCTGCTGGTGGCGACGACGTGCATGATCctccacgatgacgatgacgacgtctATTTTGTGTGGTCAGGTATTTggaacaatctcatggtctatatATTTTTGATGAGATGGTATATACTGACCCCTCACAGTGATCCGTACGGTGATCACCACCTTGCGATGGTGGGATTACACCCTCTTTTGAATGCGGTGGTAGGATGACACCGACGTAGTGGTAGGTTGAACTTGGTATGTGGTATGATCATGCATGCTTACTAATGCTCTTATGCTCCATTGCTTATGTGCTTGTTGCTTCATTGCTTGCTCCCAAGAGTGCTCCATTGCTTATGTGTTTGTTGCTTCATTGCTTGATTCTAGAGTACTTCATTGCTTGTTGCTTCAAAATATTGCTCATTTGCACTGCTAGGACAAGTGGTATATCGTATTCGAAGGGAGGGTTCTAGGGGCTTATAGTTCATGGAAAGGTTGCGACAAACAAGTTTCAAGGTACAACAACCAAAAGCCACAGAGGGTTTAAAACTAGACAGGAGGCAAAAGATGCTTACTCCAAGTATGTGCTAGAAGGAGGGATGCAGCAAGGTTGAGGTTGCCAATATGGATCGTCTGTTTGGGCTGAAGAACTTCATCATTTTCGTCGAGTTCATCACCATTATAGTGTTTTGATGCTAGTGTGCTCAGTGTGATCGTGTGTAAGTTGTTGTCGTAGTGGGTAAGCTCATCAAATGGGATACAAGGTAAGCACAACGGTATGCTCGTATGAAATCAAACAACATGCACTCGTGTGACGACATACAATACGAGCAACTAAACATAGAGCAAAGAGGCATCGCTATGATACAGGAAAAGTATATGTGGTCAATCAATCAAtcgtgcaaatgatgattttttgtcTGCATATATTCAACCAGGCTCTAGTAGGTTAAATATGCAAAGTGAAACGATGGAACCAACCAAACGCGCCCTTAGCGACATGCGGTAGGCATGTATGTGATGTCTGTTGTGCACCAGGTCTTTATGGTTCTCACGCGTGCGACCTCTATATATATCGTCTCACCCCTCTCTGGCTCACACTTGACTTCTCTCTccttgcctccccctcctcctcgtcttcttcccaCCCACACAGGCTACACAAGGTTTTTCCTCCCCTCTCAACTACCCAACACGCCTGCCGATTTTATTTCAGGACATTTTTCCTAACGATCTTCACGCCAAAGCTTCTCGCCATCTTGCCGTTTATTCGGCCGTAGCAAAGCACTGAATCTTCAAATGGGTGTGTGTGTTTCTTGCAGAGCGGCGACGGAGGAGATGGCAGGCTGCGGTGAAGCCAAGACATCATCGGTTTCCATGGATGAAGAGGTGAGTTCCCATACCATAGCCTGTGTGAATCGCTTGCCGGCAAAAAACAGTCATGCATGATCGGTCGATGATTACAATTTGTAACTTCTTCTTTCGGTagtctccgattgcaatggtttccTTGGTCAAGCCTTGTGAATTATGGGAGGCTTGTAGTTAGTAACTTGGTAGAGAGATCGGTGGAGTGAGTAATACGTTCAGATATTCGCTGTACATGAACGCCATTGATGCATAACGGAGAAAGCTTGGGAGTCTTAACCAACCCAACTTGGAAAACAGGGCTTGCTTAGGTTAGGAAGCTGTTCTCGGTGAGCATAATCCTGTGCCCTGTCCCTGTCCACCCTACTCTGACATAAATATGCAGAGCAAGCCCGTCAGTTATCTCTGTTCAAGCGTGTCGATCGCGTGTAGCATAAGAATCAGCGGGCATAGAAGAGGAATTCTTAGGAGCCTGTTTGATTGGTTGTAGTGCTCTGCTAGCCACTAAACAAAATGGCTAACTTTGTCAGTTTTCTGATGCTAAAAGTTGGTATTTGGGTGCTTCTTAATTTGGAACTTGAGTGCTACTAGAAGCGGTTTTAACCCGCAAGACTGCGGTTTTAACCAT includes:
- the LOC123448841 gene encoding uncharacterized protein LOC123448841 — translated: MYVMSVVHQVFMVLTRATSIYIVSPLSGSHLTSLSLPPPPPRLLPTHTGYTRAATEEMAGCGEAKTSSVSMDEEASMERKFGGIAPKKPLISKDHERAYFDSADWVLGKQSANSSSSAAVESLKPKLKRTPHHQLPPRKPTCASG